In one window of Halomarina pelagica DNA:
- the cyaB gene encoding class IV adenylate cyclase, which produces MYEVEVKLPADHERVRRRLDELGAAHEATVEQRDTYYDAPHRSFSETDEALRIRRVRRDGETDARVTYKGPLVDDASKTREEVETGVEDVDAMARVLDRLGFDPVATVEKRREVYALDGYTVVLDAVEGLGEFVEVERESAEIDAAREGAFDLCRDLDLDPDDQIRASYLELLLE; this is translated from the coding sequence ATGTACGAGGTCGAGGTCAAACTCCCGGCGGACCACGAGCGCGTCCGCCGTCGGCTCGACGAACTCGGTGCCGCCCACGAGGCGACCGTCGAGCAGCGCGACACCTACTACGACGCTCCCCACCGATCCTTCTCCGAGACCGACGAGGCCCTCCGGATCCGTCGCGTCCGGCGCGACGGGGAGACGGACGCGCGGGTCACCTACAAGGGGCCGCTCGTGGACGACGCCTCGAAGACCCGCGAGGAGGTGGAGACGGGCGTCGAGGACGTCGACGCGATGGCCCGCGTCCTCGACCGCCTGGGATTCGACCCGGTCGCCACCGTCGAGAAGCGCCGAGAGGTGTACGCCCTTGACGGGTACACCGTCGTCCTCGACGCGGTGGAGGGACTCGGCGAGTTCGTCGAGGTCGAACGCGAGAGCGCCGAGATCGACGCCGCCCGCGAGGGGGCCTTCGACCTCTGTCGCGATCTCGACCTCGATCCCGACGACCAGATCCGGGCGTCGTACCTCGAACTCCTCTTGGAATAA
- a CDS encoding methionine adenosyltransferase, translating to MSQRNIRVEPMAGLAVEDQAVEIVERKGLGHPDSICDGIAEHVSQALAREYLDRVGTVLHYNTDETQLVAGSAAPAFGGGETIEPIYLLIVGRATKEYRGTKIPTETTALRAAREYLSSHFPELEFGTDIVVDVELGEGSGDLQEVFGDEGRAVPMANDTSFGVGHAPLTETEEIVLNAERRLNAEYASDHPELGQDIKVMGKREGDRIDVTVAAAMIDAYVDGLDDYRDAVAGVREFVLDLATDYTDREVEVHVNTADSYEEGAIYLTTTGTSAEQGDDGSVGRGNRANGLITPNRSMSMEATSGKNPVNHIGKIYNLLSTQIARAVVAEVDGIREIRIRLLSQIGQPIDDPHVADAALVTEAGVEVADIQADVEAVVDRELANVTSITERVIAGELATF from the coding sequence ATGAGCCAGCGAAACATCCGCGTCGAGCCGATGGCGGGCCTCGCCGTCGAGGATCAGGCGGTGGAGATCGTCGAGCGAAAGGGCCTCGGCCACCCCGACTCTATCTGCGACGGGATCGCCGAGCACGTCTCGCAGGCGCTCGCCCGCGAGTACCTCGACCGCGTCGGGACGGTCCTCCACTACAACACCGACGAGACCCAGCTCGTCGCCGGATCGGCCGCGCCGGCCTTCGGCGGCGGCGAGACCATCGAGCCGATCTACCTGCTCATCGTCGGCCGCGCCACGAAGGAGTACCGGGGGACGAAGATACCCACCGAGACGACCGCGCTGCGCGCGGCCCGCGAGTACCTCTCGTCGCACTTCCCCGAACTCGAGTTCGGGACGGACATCGTCGTAGACGTGGAACTCGGGGAGGGATCGGGCGACCTCCAGGAGGTCTTCGGCGACGAGGGGCGCGCCGTTCCGATGGCCAACGACACGAGCTTCGGCGTCGGACACGCCCCCCTCACCGAGACCGAGGAGATCGTCCTCAACGCCGAACGCCGGCTGAACGCCGAGTACGCGAGCGACCACCCCGAACTCGGCCAGGACATCAAGGTGATGGGCAAGCGCGAGGGCGACCGCATCGACGTGACCGTCGCCGCCGCGATGATCGACGCCTACGTCGACGGACTTGACGACTATCGCGACGCGGTCGCCGGCGTCCGGGAGTTCGTCCTCGACCTCGCCACGGACTACACGGACCGCGAGGTCGAGGTCCACGTCAACACCGCCGACAGCTACGAGGAGGGCGCGATCTACCTCACGACGACCGGCACCTCCGCCGAGCAGGGCGACGACGGCTCGGTGGGACGGGGCAACCGCGCCAACGGCCTCATCACGCCCAATCGCTCGATGAGCATGGAGGCCACGAGCGGCAAGAACCCCGTCAACCACATCGGGAAGATCTACAACCTCCTCTCGACGCAGATCGCCCGCGCCGTCGTCGCGGAGGTCGACGGCATCCGCGAGATCCGCATCCGCCTGCTCTCCCAGATCGGCCAGCCCATCGACGACCCGCACGTCGCGGACGCCGCGCTCGTCACCGAGGCTGGCGTCGAGGTCGCTGACATCCAGGCCGACGTCGAGGCCGTCGTCGACCGCGAACTCGCGAACGTTACCTCGATCACCGAGCGCGTGATCGCCGGCGAACTCGCCACCTTCTAG